A single Candidatus Rokuibacteriota bacterium DNA region contains:
- a CDS encoding AbrB/MazE/SpoVT family DNA-binding domain-containing protein: MYVGRLSSKGQVTIPKEIRQTIGLKPGDMIAYQVQNGVVTLTRVEPFDAAFHAALSSTLDEWTTPDDDEAFRDL, translated from the coding sequence ATGTACGTCGGTAGATTGTCTTCCAAAGGCCAGGTGACCATCCCGAAAGAGATCCGCCAGACGATCGGTCTCAAGCCGGGTGACATGATCGCCTACCAGGTTCAAAATGGCGTCGTCACGCTCACACGGGTGGAGCCCTTCGATGCCGCGTTTCATGCGGCGCTCTCCAGCACCCTTGACGAATGGACCACCCCGGACGACGACGAGGCCTTCCGTGA